Proteins encoded within one genomic window of Formosa agariphila KMM 3901:
- a CDS encoding hydroxymethylglutaryl-CoA reductase, degradative, protein MSKTISGFSKLSKSKKIDWIVSTYFANQEHTKTILKQYWNSNEQLQQLHDEFIENTITNYYLPLGVAPNFLINDIMYTIPMAIEESSVVAAASKAAKFWLERGGFKTTVISTTKIGQVHFMFHGEPSHLKAYFKAIKPQLLQAVKPLSKNMEKRGGGILDIELRDKTAAIANYYQLHVSFETADAMGANFINSCLEQFAKTFKAEALNFEGFTTKEQQIEIVMSILSNYVPDCLVRAEVSCKVEELTENKSIPAEEFAKKFVQAVNIAEIEPFRAVTHNKGIMNGIDAVVLATGNDFRAVEAGVHAYASRNGTYSSLSHAKIEDGIFTFWMEIPLALGTVGGLTNLHPLVKLSLEMLHKPSAKELMQIVAVAGLAQNFGALRSLTTTGIQEGHMKMHLMNILNQFEANAEEKATLIHHFKTHTVSHSAVVEAIEKLRQ, encoded by the coding sequence ATGAGCAAAACAATTTCAGGTTTTTCTAAACTATCGAAATCCAAAAAAATTGATTGGATTGTTAGCACCTATTTCGCTAATCAGGAACATACTAAAACCATTCTAAAACAATATTGGAACTCTAACGAGCAACTTCAACAATTACACGACGAGTTTATAGAAAATACAATTACAAATTACTATTTACCTTTAGGTGTCGCGCCAAATTTTTTAATTAACGACATCATGTATACCATCCCAATGGCAATTGAAGAAAGCTCTGTAGTTGCCGCAGCAAGTAAAGCTGCAAAATTTTGGCTAGAGCGTGGTGGTTTTAAAACCACTGTAATTTCTACAACTAAGATAGGACAAGTACATTTTATGTTTCATGGAGAACCTAGTCATTTAAAAGCCTATTTTAAAGCTATAAAACCACAGCTGCTACAAGCAGTAAAACCATTGTCTAAAAACATGGAAAAGCGTGGTGGTGGCATTTTAGATATTGAATTACGTGATAAAACAGCTGCTATTGCTAACTATTACCAACTGCATGTTTCTTTTGAAACTGCCGATGCTATGGGAGCGAATTTTATAAACTCCTGTTTAGAACAATTTGCAAAAACGTTTAAAGCTGAAGCCTTAAATTTTGAAGGTTTTACCACCAAAGAACAGCAAATAGAAATAGTTATGAGCATATTGTCTAACTATGTGCCAGATTGTTTAGTTCGTGCTGAAGTTAGTTGTAAAGTAGAAGAATTAACCGAAAACAAATCTATACCAGCAGAAGAATTTGCAAAGAAATTTGTACAAGCCGTAAACATTGCAGAAATAGAACCGTTTAGAGCAGTTACTCATAATAAAGGTATCATGAACGGTATAGATGCCGTGGTATTAGCAACAGGAAACGATTTTAGAGCAGTAGAAGCTGGAGTACATGCTTATGCTTCTAGAAATGGTACTTACAGCAGCTTGTCTCACGCGAAAATTGAAGACGGTATATTTACATTTTGGATGGAAATCCCACTAGCTTTAGGGACCGTAGGCGGACTAACAAACCTACACCCTTTAGTAAAATTATCTTTAGAGATGTTACATAAACCATCGGCTAAAGAGTTAATGCAAATTGTAGCTGTTGCGGGATTAGCACAAAATTTTGGAGCGCTGCGTTCATTAACTACAACAGGGATTCAAGAAGGGCATATGAAAATGCATTTAATGAACATATTAAATCAGTTTGAAGCAAATGCTGAAGAGAAGGCTACTTTAATACATCATTTTAAAACCCATACTGTCTCGCATAGTGCCGTTGTTGAAGCTATTGAAAAATTACGCCAATAA